One genomic window of Procambarus clarkii isolate CNS0578487 chromosome 43, FALCON_Pclarkii_2.0, whole genome shotgun sequence includes the following:
- the LOC138373693 gene encoding coiled-coil domain-containing protein 8 homolog — MSSEMMLPQATGSPVTEATGSPVSEATGSLVTEATGSPVTEATGSPVSEATGSPVSEATGSPVTEATGSLVTEATGSLVTEATGSPVSEATGSPVTEATGSLVTEATGSLVTEATGSPVSEATGSPVSEATGSPVTEATGSHVTEATGSPVTEATGSPVSEATGSPVTEATGSLVTEATGSLVTEATGSPVSEATGSPVSEATGSPVTEATGSPVTEATGSPVTEATGSPVTEATGSPVSEATGSPVSEATGSPVTEATGSPVTEATGSPVTEATGSLVTEATGSLVTEATGSPVTEATGSPVTEATGSLVTEATGSPVTEATGSSVTEATGSPVTEETGSLTCEMWNNFLTPRLCLPSYILGNIFWVLV; from the coding sequence ATGTCGAGCGAGATGATGTTGCCTCAGGCTACTGGCTCCCCCGTGACTGAGGCCACGGGCTCCCCCGTGTCTGAGGCCACGGGCTCCCTCGTGACTGAGGCTACTGGCTCCCCCGTGACTGAGGCCACGGGCTCCCCCGTGTCTGAGGCCACGGGCTCCCCCGTGTCTGAGGCCACGGGCTCCCCCGTGACTGAGGCCACGGGCTCCCTCGTGACTGAGGCCACGGGCTCCCTCGTGACTGAGGCCACGGGCTCCCCCGTGTCTGAGGCCACGGGCTCCCCCGTGACTGAGGCCACGGGCTCCCTCGTGACTGAGGCCACGGGCTCCCTCGTGACTGAGGCCACGGGCTCCCCCGTGTCTGAGGCCACGGGCTCCCCCGTGTCTGAGGCCACGGGTTCCCCCGTGACTGAGGCCACGGGCTCCCACGTGACTGAGGCCACGGGCTCCCCCGTGACTGAGGCCACGGGCTCCCCCGTGTCTGAGGCCACGGGCTCCCCCGTGACTGAGGCCACGGGCTCCCTCGTGACTGAGGCCACGGGCTCCCTCGTGACTGAGGCCACGGGCTCCCCCGTGTCTGAGGCCACGGGCTCCCCCGTGTCTGAGGCCACGGGCTCCCCCGTGACTGAGGCCACGGGCTCCCCCGTGACTGAGGCCACGGGCTCCCCCGTGACTGAGGCCACGGGCTCCCCCGTGACTGAGGCCACGGGCTCCCCCGTGTCTGAGGCCACGGGCTCCCCCGTGTCTGAGGCCACGGGCTCCCCCGTGACTGAGGCCACGGGCTCCCCCGTGACTGAGGCCACGGGCTCCCCCGTGACTGAGGCCACGGGCTCCCTAGTGACTGAGGCCACGGGCTCCCTCGTGACTGAGGCCACGGGCTCCCCCGTGACTGAGGCCACGGGCTCCCCCGTGACTGAGGCCACGGGCTCCCTTGTGACTGAGGCCACGGGCTCCCCCGTGACTGAGGCCACGGGCTCCTCCGTGACTGAGGCCACGGGCTCCCCCGTGACTGAGGAGACTGGCTCCCTGACTTGCGAGATGTGGAATAATTTCCTCACGCCTCGTCTGTGTTTGCCTAGCTATATTCTTGGTAATATTTTCTGGGTCCTTGTGTAA